The following are encoded in a window of Flavobacterium psychrotrophum genomic DNA:
- a CDS encoding helix-turn-helix domain-containing protein has product MRQGGTVLLFVFLLFCHKVLSQESPDTAKKKSYEELQQVIDNSYDTIYLKPYLNGYIQKAKKDNDPEKIYRAYQNYIYSSAAQLMLPYADSLISIAKKIGTNEKLGKAYEHKATVYYTQKNYKEAMDNFLAANEYASKTTDESLKHQIKYDIANIKFYLGFYKEALVLFEQCAAFFDKTANRGYINSMNSIALCYNKMGKYDLCTVANNKALERAIKTNDKSSIAYISFYEGINEYGKKNYAEAIKKINAGLPEVNANDDFANETVAAFYLGKSYRALGNNEKAMAYFKKTDEAFRTKKYTRPDLRENYEILINEAKKTGNIQMQLYYVDRLMEVDSVLNANYKYLSGKVYKEYDTKALIAEKKSIEDELTNRKALMVLLYSAVGLLVTAMLLLMYRYFKHQKKYKERFEELMARLEHQQKKAVNIADGIAVKPEAIAETTAETRQAPDINPEVVKSVLAQLEKFEAKNKFLKKELTLNDLAAVLNTNANYLSKIINYYKEKSFSNYLNDLRVDFIIELLRNQPRYRNFTIKALAEEAGFANAQHFSKAFYARTGLYPSFFVNEMVNVYTNAVVSE; this is encoded by the coding sequence ATGAGGCAAGGCGGCACAGTATTGCTTTTTGTTTTTCTTTTATTTTGCCATAAAGTACTTTCTCAGGAAAGCCCTGATACGGCAAAAAAAAAGTCATATGAAGAACTACAGCAGGTTATCGACAACAGTTACGATACCATATACCTAAAGCCGTACTTAAATGGATATATACAAAAAGCTAAAAAGGACAACGACCCTGAAAAAATATACCGGGCCTATCAAAACTACATATACAGTTCTGCAGCTCAGTTAATGTTGCCCTATGCAGACAGCCTTATAAGCATCGCAAAAAAAATAGGCACCAACGAAAAATTAGGTAAAGCCTATGAGCATAAAGCAACAGTATATTATACCCAAAAGAATTATAAAGAGGCAATGGATAATTTTTTGGCAGCTAATGAGTATGCTTCAAAAACCACCGACGAGTCTCTTAAGCATCAAATTAAATATGACATTGCCAACATAAAATTCTATCTTGGATTTTATAAGGAAGCCTTGGTACTATTTGAACAATGTGCTGCATTTTTTGACAAAACAGCAAACAGAGGCTACATCAATTCGATGAACTCCATAGCACTTTGTTATAACAAAATGGGAAAATATGACCTGTGTACAGTAGCAAACAACAAAGCTCTGGAACGTGCCATAAAAACTAATGACAAATCATCTATTGCTTATATAAGCTTTTATGAAGGAATTAATGAATACGGTAAAAAAAACTATGCCGAAGCCATTAAAAAAATTAATGCAGGACTTCCTGAAGTAAATGCCAATGATGATTTTGCGAATGAAACCGTAGCGGCATTCTACCTGGGTAAAAGCTACCGCGCGTTAGGCAATAACGAAAAAGCTATGGCGTATTTTAAAAAGACCGATGAGGCTTTTCGAACAAAAAAATACACCCGCCCGGACTTAAGGGAAAATTATGAGATACTGATAAACGAAGCCAAGAAAACCGGCAATATACAAATGCAGTTGTATTATGTAGACCGCCTTATGGAGGTAGACAGTGTACTAAATGCAAACTACAAATACCTTTCTGGTAAAGTATATAAGGAATATGACACCAAAGCCCTTATTGCAGAAAAAAAATCGATAGAAGATGAACTGACTAACCGCAAAGCGCTTATGGTTTTACTGTACAGCGCTGTTGGCTTATTAGTTACTGCCATGCTACTGCTTATGTATCGTTATTTTAAGCACCAGAAAAAGTATAAGGAACGTTTTGAAGAACTGATGGCCCGCCTGGAACACCAGCAAAAAAAAGCCGTCAATATTGCCGATGGTATAGCTGTAAAGCCTGAGGCCATTGCCGAAACCACAGCAGAAACACGTCAGGCTCCGGACATTAACCCCGAAGTTGTAAAAAGTGTGCTCGCCCAACTGGAAAAGTTTGAAGCAAAAAATAAGTTCCTTAAAAAGGAACTTACATTAAATGATCTGGCAGCAGTATTAAACACTAATGCCAACTACCTGTCTAAAATAATTAATTATTATAAAGAAAAAAGCTTTAGTAATTATCTTAATGACCTGCGGGTAGATTTTATAATTGAACTTTTGCGCAACCAGCCACGCTATCGCAATTTTACAATTAAGGCCCTTGCCGAAGAGGCTGGTTTTGCAAATGCCCAGCATTTCTCAAAAGCATTTTACGCACGTACCGGGCTGTATCCTTCTTTCTTTGTAAACGAAATGGTTAATGTATATACAAATGCAGTAGTAAGCGAATAA
- a CDS encoding tyrosine-protein phosphatase produces the protein MFFFKKPKVRLDSLIPNGYVDIHSHLLPGIDDGAKDQNHSLTLINSLRDYGFTQFITTPHVLTGVWNNTREGIQGVEAAHKDYLKGQGITHPFKAAAEYLMDDVFLKKIKTEPLLTLKDNNVLVEMSYLNAPAQLYDIIFDLQMEGYQPILAHPERYLFYHFKQEEYKKLKQAGCKFQINLLSVTGYYGKPVFEIAQKLLNEGMIDFAGSDAHHERHTESFKNPVLLKDTTALVTAMENNALFGV, from the coding sequence TTGTTTTTCTTTAAAAAGCCAAAAGTCCGCCTGGACAGCCTTATACCTAACGGTTATGTAGACATACACTCGCACCTGCTGCCGGGTATAGATGATGGCGCCAAGGATCAAAACCATTCGCTTACGCTTATAAACAGCCTTCGCGACTATGGGTTTACGCAATTTATAACCACACCACACGTGCTTACGGGTGTATGGAACAATACCCGCGAGGGTATACAAGGCGTAGAGGCCGCCCATAAAGATTACCTTAAAGGGCAAGGCATTACACACCCGTTTAAGGCAGCCGCAGAGTACCTTATGGATGATGTTTTTTTAAAGAAAATAAAGACAGAGCCATTACTTACCCTAAAAGACAATAATGTCCTGGTAGAAATGTCGTACCTCAACGCACCGGCGCAATTATATGATATAATTTTTGACCTCCAGATGGAAGGCTACCAGCCTATACTTGCCCACCCGGAACGTTACCTGTTTTATCACTTTAAACAGGAAGAATATAAGAAACTAAAACAGGCTGGATGCAAATTCCAGATCAACCTGCTTTCGGTTACGGGGTACTATGGCAAACCGGTTTTTGAAATAGCCCAAAAACTGCTTAACGAAGGTATGATCGATTTTGCAGGGTCTGATGCGCACCACGAACGCCATACAGAATCGTTTAAAAATCCCGTACTGCTAAAAGACACCACTGCACTGGTAACGGCGATGGAGAATAACGCGCTGTTTGGGGTGTAA
- the era gene encoding GTPase Era: MAHKAGFVNIIGNPNVGKSTLMNAFVGERLSIITSKAQTTRHRILGIVNGEDFQVVLSDTPGIIKPAYELQSSMMDFVKTAFEDADVLIYMVEIGEKELKDEAFFNKIVHTKIPVLLLLNKIDKSTQEQLEEQVQHWKEKVPNAEIYPISALQNFNVQNVFTRILEILPESPPYYPKDALTDKPERFFVNETIREKILLNYDKEIPYAVEIETEEFIEDDDIIRIRAVIMVERDTQKGIIIGHKGAALKRVGIAARADLEKFFGKQIHLQMFVKVNKDWRSNNFQLRRFGYNNK; the protein is encoded by the coding sequence ATGGCACATAAGGCAGGTTTTGTAAACATAATAGGCAACCCAAACGTGGGCAAAAGCACACTGATGAACGCATTTGTGGGCGAGCGCCTTTCTATCATTACCAGTAAGGCACAAACCACGCGCCACCGCATACTGGGCATTGTAAATGGCGAAGATTTTCAGGTAGTACTGTCAGATACGCCGGGTATCATTAAGCCTGCTTATGAGTTACAAAGTTCTATGATGGATTTTGTAAAAACAGCCTTTGAAGATGCCGATGTGCTTATTTATATGGTAGAGATAGGCGAAAAAGAACTTAAAGACGAAGCATTTTTCAACAAGATCGTACACACTAAAATCCCTGTACTTTTACTGCTTAATAAGATAGATAAGTCTACCCAGGAGCAGCTGGAAGAGCAGGTACAGCACTGGAAAGAAAAAGTACCCAATGCCGAAATATACCCTATAAGCGCATTACAAAACTTTAATGTTCAAAATGTATTTACCCGCATTTTAGAGATACTGCCGGAGTCGCCTCCTTATTACCCTAAAGATGCACTTACCGACAAGCCCGAACGCTTTTTTGTAAACGAAACCATTAGGGAAAAAATACTACTTAACTACGACAAAGAAATTCCGTATGCGGTAGAAATAGAGACCGAAGAATTTATTGAAGATGATGACATCATCCGCATCCGTGCGGTAATCATGGTAGAGCGCGATACCCAAAAAGGCATCATTATAGGCCATAAAGGCGCTGCCCTTAAAAGAGTGGGCATAGCTGCACGTGCCGACCTCGAAAAATTCTTTGGCAAGCAAATACACCTGCAAATGTTTGTAAAGGTTAATAAAGACTGGCGCAGCAATAACTTTCAGCTACGCAGATTTGGCTACAATAATAAGTAG
- a CDS encoding reverse transcriptase domain-containing protein, whose translation MGKPPEWLKEKGYIHLSPSLQLRDDKSLIVKKIESPSFVAKYAFYPLLHTFISDRKYKKGNAEKHTTHIRRHTHYEIGSLKPVRNAKLRPLHYASHFDALVYGCYAEKLRVPYEKELAIDDELNKAIIAYRKIETFEGSGKGRANMHFAKECFDEIKTRSENEEIGVLAIDLKSFFSSLDHSYIKQQWAKLLGKDELPPDHYNVFRSCTKFRYVLRDDLRIGNKSKNGRKKPFDESKLASIRRNKGYRCFFETNEDFRNAIKEGLLPVYSNPFYREVDNKDKSKFETRKINIGIPQGLPISALLANIYLLEFDRKILEFVHYKLGGFYRRYSDDILIVCKAEQMSEIEKFTYDLIEEYKIKISKEKTERYVFKNVAHPKNKASQKLTCFSLDSLGNEKTAALSYLGFEFRGHNVGIKSSNLGKYYRKLISVVKRKAKRAIKSSEQNPNAKRAIFKSQVKKIYNLPLKYLDGDGTEDKKMKRKRYNLVLNDRGFYEFKHRPVNNKKQSNYHSYLKRCAATFETDSFEKQVYKSRAIVHKAMNKYLK comes from the coding sequence ATGGGTAAACCACCAGAATGGCTAAAAGAAAAAGGTTACATACATTTATCCCCCTCACTTCAATTAAGGGATGATAAATCATTAATTGTAAAGAAAATTGAAAGTCCATCTTTTGTAGCGAAATATGCATTTTATCCCTTATTGCATACTTTTATTTCTGACCGTAAATATAAAAAGGGCAATGCTGAAAAACATACCACCCATATCCGCCGACATACCCATTATGAGATTGGATCTCTAAAGCCAGTCAGGAATGCTAAGTTGCGGCCTTTGCATTATGCAAGCCATTTCGATGCACTTGTTTACGGCTGTTATGCTGAAAAACTTCGGGTTCCTTACGAAAAAGAATTGGCTATTGATGACGAATTAAACAAGGCAATCATAGCCTATCGAAAAATTGAAACTTTTGAGGGTTCAGGCAAAGGCAGAGCAAATATGCATTTCGCAAAAGAATGTTTCGATGAGATAAAGACTCGTAGTGAGAATGAAGAAATAGGTGTATTAGCAATTGACCTAAAAAGTTTTTTTTCTTCTTTAGATCATTCTTACATAAAACAACAATGGGCTAAATTATTGGGCAAAGACGAACTTCCTCCTGATCATTACAATGTTTTTAGATCATGTACTAAATTTAGGTATGTTTTGAGGGATGATTTGCGAATTGGCAACAAATCTAAAAATGGAAGAAAAAAACCTTTTGATGAAAGTAAATTAGCAAGTATAAGAAGAAATAAAGGATATAGATGTTTTTTTGAAACCAACGAGGATTTTCGAAATGCAATTAAGGAAGGTTTGCTTCCTGTTTATTCAAATCCTTTTTATAGAGAAGTTGACAATAAAGATAAATCGAAATTTGAAACTCGAAAAATAAATATTGGCATTCCCCAAGGGTTACCAATTAGCGCTTTATTAGCTAATATATATCTTCTTGAATTTGATAGAAAGATATTGGAATTCGTTCATTATAAATTAGGTGGATTTTACAGGAGATACTCAGATGATATTTTGATAGTTTGCAAAGCTGAACAAATGAGCGAAATAGAGAAGTTCACTTATGATTTAATCGAGGAATATAAAATCAAGATTAGTAAAGAAAAAACGGAGCGTTATGTTTTTAAAAATGTTGCTCATCCCAAAAATAAAGCTTCTCAGAAACTAACCTGCTTTTCTCTAGATAGTTTGGGTAATGAAAAAACTGCAGCTCTTTCATATTTAGGTTTTGAATTTAGAGGGCACAATGTAGGAATTAAATCTTCTAATTTAGGGAAGTACTATCGTAAACTGATAAGTGTGGTTAAAAGAAAAGCTAAACGTGCAATAAAATCGAGTGAGCAAAATCCAAATGCTAAACGTGCCATCTTTAAGAGTCAAGTAAAAAAGATTTACAACTTACCTCTTAAATACTTAGATGGTGATGGAACCGAAGATAAGAAAATGAAAAGGAAGAGATATAACTTGGTCTTAAATGATAGAGGGTTTTATGAATTTAAACACAGACCAGTAAATAATAAGAAACAGTCTAATTATCATTCTTATCTCAAACGTTGTGCAGCAACATTTGAAACTGACTCTTTTGAAAAGCAAGTTTACAAATCAAGAGCGATTGTTCACAAGGCAATGAATAAATATCTTAAATAA
- a CDS encoding lipoprotein N-acyltransferase Lnb domain-containing protein: MQTISRLRLLLVFLLLAMSNYVQSQTTLSDRSFISLITCGPGNELYSVFGHTGIRVADPATGMDVVYNYGMFNFDTPNFYTKFVKGDLQYYAAVNSYADFVYTYQYYNRDVLEQKLNFTRQQKQQIADKLATDIVSDSKYYTYKYFERNCTTMVADIINAHLPVKISSKNEDEGKTYRKIVVERLHNSFYENLGISLIFGYRTDSTLHNLFLPIQLLQGIENTKLADGSPLSGPVQTIHKSTAEPETSIWNNFYTFIAACLILMAISNNIVIRRSLYAIFGLLGIFFSVVGLYSFHTEISQNYNVLLVNPLMLVLLYFSFAKNKRATQIIAIVLLALVFIYIIFMLNKPHLFIVLPLVALIAVMLFREAIPVIKKSSWRRGK; encoded by the coding sequence ATGCAGACCATTTCGCGGCTACGGCTATTGCTGGTATTTTTATTACTGGCAATGTCAAACTACGTGCAATCTCAAACCACTTTATCAGACAGGTCGTTTATCTCGTTGATTACCTGCGGACCGGGTAATGAACTTTATTCGGTTTTTGGGCACACCGGCATTCGCGTTGCAGATCCTGCCACAGGCATGGATGTAGTATACAATTATGGGATGTTTAATTTTGACACCCCTAACTTTTACACAAAATTTGTAAAAGGCGACCTGCAATATTATGCCGCGGTAAACAGCTATGCCGATTTTGTGTACACCTATCAGTACTACAACCGCGACGTACTGGAGCAAAAACTAAACTTTACCCGGCAACAGAAACAACAAATTGCCGATAAGCTGGCTACAGATATTGTTTCTGACAGTAAATATTACACTTACAAATACTTTGAGCGCAACTGTACGACCATGGTGGCAGATATTATAAATGCGCACCTGCCTGTAAAAATTTCTTCAAAAAATGAAGATGAAGGTAAAACGTACCGCAAGATAGTAGTAGAAAGGCTGCACAACAGCTTTTACGAAAACCTGGGCATCAGCCTGATATTTGGTTACAGGACAGACTCTACCCTGCATAACCTTTTCCTGCCCATACAGTTACTGCAAGGCATAGAAAACACAAAACTTGCCGATGGCAGTCCCCTTTCTGGCCCGGTACAAACTATTCACAAAAGCACCGCCGAACCAGAAACATCAATATGGAATAACTTTTACACCTTTATTGCCGCCTGCCTTATACTTATGGCAATTTCTAATAACATTGTAATAAGAAGGTCATTGTATGCCATTTTTGGTTTGTTAGGCATTTTCTTTTCTGTAGTAGGCCTTTATTCTTTTCATACAGAAATATCGCAAAACTATAATGTACTCCTGGTAAACCCGCTTATGCTGGTACTCTTGTACTTTAGCTTTGCTAAAAACAAAAGAGCAACACAAATAATAGCTATAGTACTACTGGCTTTAGTTTTTATATACATAATCTTTATGCTTAACAAGCCACACTTGTTTATAGTACTGCCGCTTGTAGCGCTTATTGCAGTAATGCTCTTTAGGGAAGCTATTCCTGTAATTAAAAAAAGCAGCTGGAGGCGCGGCAAATAA
- a CDS encoding LemA family protein, with protein sequence MKKWLLPVIIIVAVIAIGFFWSMGIKNGAIDKSQAVSKEWGNVETAYQRRNDLIGNLVETVKGAANFEKSTLVEVIEARSKATSVQVDPSNATPEQLAAFSTAQANLMGSVNKLIGNVTVEKYPELKSNQNFLKLQDELASTENTIQTQRTRYNEVVQEYNNYVLKFPNSMFLGEYKEKPYFKAVEGADKPVEVKF encoded by the coding sequence ATGAAAAAGTGGTTACTACCCGTAATAATTATTGTAGCAGTAATAGCAATTGGCTTTTTTTGGAGCATGGGCATCAAGAACGGAGCTATAGATAAAAGCCAGGCCGTTAGTAAAGAATGGGGTAATGTAGAAACTGCATACCAGCGCCGTAACGACCTTATAGGTAATCTTGTGGAGACTGTAAAAGGTGCTGCTAATTTTGAAAAGAGTACACTTGTAGAGGTTATTGAGGCCAGGAGCAAAGCCACATCAGTACAGGTAGACCCGTCTAATGCCACGCCAGAGCAGCTTGCAGCTTTTAGTACTGCGCAGGCTAACCTTATGGGGTCGGTTAATAAATTGATAGGTAACGTTACGGTAGAGAAATATCCGGAATTAAAATCAAACCAAAATTTCCTGAAACTGCAGGATGAACTGGCGTCGACAGAAAATACCATACAAACACAACGTACACGCTATAATGAGGTGGTACAGGAGTATAACAACTATGTGCTGAAATTTCCTAACTCTATGTTCTTAGGCGAATATAAAGAGAAACCATATTTTAAAGCGGTAGAAGGTGCAGACAAACCGGTAGAGGTTAAATTTTAA
- a CDS encoding TPM domain-containing protein has product MPEANDFLTAADEGAIVEAIQQAEKNTSGEIRVHIENTSQKPPLERAQEVFSVLGMEATTARNGVLFYVGVKDRAFAIIGDEGIDKAVENDFWDCTKDVVIGHFKENRFKQGLVEGILRAGERLKTYFPYADDDKNELPDTISKG; this is encoded by the coding sequence ATGCCCGAAGCTAATGATTTTCTTACTGCTGCTGATGAAGGGGCTATTGTTGAAGCTATTCAGCAAGCCGAAAAAAACACCAGTGGTGAGATTCGTGTACATATAGAAAATACATCTCAAAAACCTCCGCTCGAAAGGGCACAGGAGGTTTTTTCTGTTTTAGGCATGGAGGCTACTACTGCCCGTAACGGAGTGTTGTTTTATGTGGGTGTAAAAGACCGTGCCTTTGCTATTATAGGCGATGAAGGGATAGATAAGGCTGTAGAAAATGATTTTTGGGATTGTACCAAAGATGTTGTTATAGGCCACTTTAAAGAAAACCGCTTTAAGCAGGGGCTTGTAGAAGGCATACTGCGTGCAGGCGAAAGGCTTAAAACCTATTTTCCGTATGCGGATGATGATAAAAATGAACTTCCTGATACCATATCTAAAGGATGA
- a CDS encoding M23 family metallopeptidase: MAKAKYYYDPEKLAFHKIKTKKGKKIGVALLFIVAAALFGFLCFVVLLNTPFFETPKDRLLTREIESMKLQYEILNRKSALMEEALNSVEDRDNNVYRTYFNATPIPEEQRTAGFGGVNRYKSIEGYNNSDLVKNTTKRLDVLAKEIVIQSQSLDEIAKLAKDKAKLLTAIPAIQPVKNEDLRQMASGFGYRSDPFTKVRKFHAGMDFSARTGTVIYATGDGVVYAADNKMSGYGNRVVINHGYGYQTLYGHMSKFAVRAGQRVKRGDIIGYVGSTGRSEAPHLHYEVHKNGTVVNPLNFYYGNISAKEYVLIAKLANQENQSLD, from the coding sequence ATGGCGAAGGCAAAATATTATTACGATCCTGAAAAGCTGGCCTTTCATAAAATAAAGACCAAAAAGGGTAAAAAGATAGGCGTGGCGCTGCTGTTTATAGTGGCAGCTGCACTGTTTGGGTTTTTGTGTTTTGTGGTACTGCTAAATACGCCGTTTTTTGAAACCCCTAAAGACAGGCTGCTTACCCGCGAAATTGAGAGTATGAAATTGCAGTATGAGATACTGAACCGCAAAAGTGCCCTGATGGAAGAGGCACTGAATAGTGTAGAAGACCGTGATAATAATGTTTACCGCACTTATTTTAACGCCACACCTATTCCTGAAGAGCAGCGCACGGCAGGCTTTGGCGGGGTTAACCGTTATAAATCTATAGAAGGATACAACAACAGCGACCTGGTAAAGAATACTACAAAACGATTAGATGTACTGGCTAAGGAAATTGTGATACAAAGCCAGAGCCTTGATGAAATAGCCAAACTGGCAAAAGATAAAGCAAAACTGCTTACTGCCATACCGGCCATACAACCGGTAAAAAACGAAGACCTGCGCCAGATGGCATCGGGCTTTGGGTACAGGAGCGACCCGTTTACAAAGGTGCGTAAGTTTCATGCAGGCATGGATTTTAGTGCACGTACCGGTACGGTTATCTATGCCACCGGAGATGGCGTGGTTTATGCAGCAGATAATAAAATGTCTGGCTACGGTAACCGTGTGGTTATAAACCATGGCTATGGCTACCAGACACTGTATGGGCACATGAGCAAATTTGCCGTAAGGGCAGGGCAGCGTGTAAAACGTGGCGACATTATAGGCTATGTAGGTAGCACAGGCCGCAGCGAGGCACCCCATCTGCATTATGAAGTGCACAAAAACGGTACTGTGGTAAACCCGCTTAACTTTTATTATGGAAATATTTCTGCAAAAGAATATGTTTTAATTGCTAAATTAGCTAACCAGGAAAATCAATCGCTCGACTAA
- a CDS encoding TPM domain-containing protein: MKKILLLCLLYTGILLLPQHSFAQFDIPPKPDFQTSVYDYANLLSASDKKQLEQKLINYADTTTTQIVIAIIPSLKGENIGLLTPKWGHEWGVGGTAKDDNGVFIVLAEKEHQIWISPGYGAEDRMTAGEVGEMTREVIIPEFKAGDYYAGLDKGTDAIFQMLNGKYKGTRQGGDGKESNDGSGILGIFIFIIIIIIFIISRFRGGGGGRNGGRRSGGLDLADILILGSLGRSSGGWGGGSRSGGGFGGGGGFGGGFGGGGFSGGGAGGSW; encoded by the coding sequence ATGAAAAAAATACTACTGCTTTGCCTGCTCTATACAGGTATACTATTATTGCCGCAACATAGTTTTGCGCAATTTGACATTCCGCCAAAGCCTGATTTTCAGACTAGTGTATATGATTATGCCAACCTGCTTTCTGCATCAGATAAAAAGCAGCTGGAACAAAAGCTTATTAATTATGCCGATACCACTACAACCCAAATAGTAATTGCCATTATACCATCGCTTAAAGGCGAGAACATAGGGCTGCTTACCCCTAAGTGGGGCCATGAGTGGGGTGTGGGCGGTACTGCAAAAGACGATAACGGCGTTTTTATAGTATTAGCCGAGAAAGAGCACCAAATTTGGATTTCTCCGGGGTACGGTGCTGAAGACCGTATGACAGCCGGGGAAGTGGGGGAGATGACCCGTGAGGTTATTATTCCGGAGTTTAAGGCAGGCGATTATTATGCCGGTCTTGACAAAGGTACTGATGCCATTTTCCAGATGCTTAATGGTAAATATAAAGGCACCCGCCAGGGGGGGGACGGTAAAGAAAGTAATGATGGCTCGGGTATATTAGGGATATTCATCTTTATCATAATAATTATCATCTTCATCATTTCCCGTTTTAGGGGCGGCGGCGGTGGCCGAAATGGCGGCAGGCGTAGTGGTGGCCTTGATCTGGCCGATATTCTTATACTGGGAAGCCTTGGGCGCAGTTCTGGCGGCTGGGGTGGCGGTAGCCGTTCTGGTGGCGGTTTCGGCGGAGGCGGAGGCTTTGGTGGTGGATTCGGTGGCGGCGGCTTTAGCGGCGGCGGTGCCGGTGGCAGCTGGTAG
- a CDS encoding MerR family transcriptional regulator yields the protein MHLDLPEKRYYSIGELAKAFDVNASLIRFWDKEFDVLKPKKNAKGNRMFTPEDVKNLQLIYHLVKERGFTLDGAKVHLKGGQKKTMDTFEIIRKLEAIKTQLINIKKEL from the coding sequence ATGCACTTAGACCTGCCCGAAAAAAGATATTACAGTATTGGCGAACTTGCCAAAGCCTTTGATGTTAACGCGTCGCTTATCCGCTTTTGGGATAAGGAATTTGACGTGCTTAAGCCAAAAAAGAATGCCAAAGGCAACCGTATGTTTACGCCCGAAGACGTAAAGAACCTGCAACTTATTTACCATTTGGTAAAAGAGCGCGGCTTTACACTTGATGGTGCAAAGGTGCACCTTAAGGGTGGACAGAAGAAAACTATGGATACCTTTGAAATTATCCGTAAATTAGAGGCTATAAAAACACAATTGATCAATATTAAAAAAGAACTTTAA